Proteins encoded by one window of Hafnia alvei:
- a CDS encoding tyrosine-protein phosphatase has protein sequence MTATIFLHPSLAPLEGGVNFRDMGGYLAADGRRIKRSKLFRSGALDRLTDKDLSYLQDVPIKNILDYRDADEVSNKPDVLWDAVRYINLPANPLSTEVNANLEKLTSEALESFDANAFMLELYRRLPFSNHAYQLLSTLLQSGEEGAIVQHCAVGKDRTGVGSALVLFALGADEATVMEDYLLTETTLAPFRSQMLDYLSIKLNEKALGQFSHVLSAREEFLVTALDAIKEKYSTVDRWLEQEYGLNMQVRSQLQQQFLEP, from the coding sequence ATGACAGCCACTATTTTTTTGCATCCCTCCTTGGCCCCATTGGAAGGCGGCGTTAATTTCCGTGACATGGGCGGCTATCTGGCTGCCGATGGGCGTCGGATTAAGCGTAGTAAGTTGTTCCGTTCGGGCGCGTTAGACCGCCTAACGGACAAAGATTTGAGCTACCTGCAAGACGTACCGATTAAAAATATCCTCGACTATCGTGATGCCGATGAAGTTTCTAACAAGCCTGATGTGCTGTGGGATGCGGTGCGCTATATCAACTTGCCAGCCAATCCGCTGAGCACTGAGGTGAACGCCAATCTGGAGAAACTCACCAGTGAAGCGTTGGAATCTTTTGATGCGAACGCATTTATGCTGGAGCTCTATCGCCGTTTACCCTTCAGTAATCATGCTTATCAGCTGTTAAGCACATTGCTGCAAAGCGGTGAGGAAGGTGCGATTGTGCAGCACTGTGCGGTAGGTAAAGATAGAACGGGCGTAGGCTCCGCGTTGGTGCTGTTTGCTTTAGGCGCCGATGAAGCAACGGTGATGGAAGATTATCTGCTAACCGAAACCACGCTAGCGCCATTCCGCAGCCAAATGCTGGATTACCTCTCTATTAAATTGAACGAAAAAGCGCTGGGGCAGTTTTCTCACGTACTGTCTGCCCGTGAGGAATTTTTGGTGACGGCGTTGGATGCGATCAAAGAGAAATACAGCACGGTTGATCGCTGGCTGGAACAAGAATATGGGCTAAATATGCAGGTGAGATCACAACTTCAGCAACAGTTCCTTGAGCCGTAA
- a CDS encoding carbon starvation protein A — translation MQHAITFVIATLCILTICYRLYGIFFVKKVLRADDNEVTPSHTFEDGKDYVPTKKWVNFGSHFAAIAAAGPLVGPVLAAQFGYLPGFLWLLIGCVVGGAVHDTVVLFASMKHQGKSLSEVAKSELGPIAGWCTGLAMLFIITITMAGLSMVVVHALERNPWGTFAVFMTIPIAIGVGLWERVTGSMKGATYVGIAAIMACVFFGPHIQNTTFGEWLTFKATTVSLLLPAYAFFATALPVWMLLTPRGYLSSFMKIGVFGALVIGVIFINPEIQFPAVTQFIHGGGPVLAGPVWPFISITIACGAISGFHAFIGSGTTPKQIDKWSDILPVGFGAMLAECVVGVMALIAATSLHPADYFAINSSAESWAGLGMEVVHLPKLSEEIGLDLYGRTGGAVTLAVGMTDIFIRVPWFSNLASYFFQFVIMFEAVFILTAVDSGTRVARYLLQDFLGDLWAPLKRTDWLPGSIFCSIIACALWGYLLNSGDINSVWALFGVSNQLMASVGLIIGATIILRLATKRVYMLTCVIPLAYLFVTVNYAGYWMIKNVYFNSAAKGYNIFNGTISIIMMVLGVIILISALRKWRELWDVRGKELRAEQTTATA, via the coding sequence ATGCAACACGCAATTACATTCGTTATTGCTACGCTGTGTATCCTTACGATCTGCTACCGTTTATACGGTATCTTTTTCGTAAAAAAGGTACTGCGTGCAGATGATAACGAAGTGACTCCATCACATACCTTTGAAGACGGGAAAGATTACGTACCTACCAAAAAATGGGTTAACTTTGGTAGTCACTTTGCGGCTATCGCCGCGGCGGGACCTTTGGTTGGTCCGGTTCTGGCGGCACAGTTCGGCTATCTGCCGGGCTTCCTCTGGCTGCTGATCGGTTGTGTCGTCGGCGGTGCCGTACATGACACCGTGGTGCTGTTCGCTTCCATGAAACACCAGGGTAAATCCCTATCTGAAGTGGCTAAATCTGAACTGGGGCCGATTGCGGGCTGGTGTACCGGTTTAGCCATGCTGTTTATCATCACGATTACCATGGCAGGCTTGTCGATGGTGGTGGTGCATGCGCTGGAACGTAACCCTTGGGGGACTTTCGCCGTATTCATGACCATTCCTATCGCGATCGGCGTGGGGCTATGGGAACGTGTGACCGGCAGTATGAAGGGGGCAACTTATGTAGGTATCGCGGCTATTATGGCCTGCGTATTCTTCGGCCCACATATTCAAAATACGACTTTTGGCGAGTGGCTGACGTTTAAAGCGACGACCGTAAGCCTGTTGCTGCCAGCCTATGCCTTCTTTGCAACGGCGTTACCGGTGTGGATGCTGTTGACGCCACGCGGTTATCTTTCAAGCTTTATGAAAATCGGCGTGTTTGGCGCGTTGGTTATCGGCGTTATCTTCATTAACCCAGAAATCCAGTTCCCTGCGGTGACTCAGTTCATCCACGGCGGTGGCCCGGTTCTGGCTGGTCCAGTGTGGCCGTTCATTTCTATCACTATCGCCTGTGGCGCAATCTCTGGTTTCCATGCGTTTATCGGTTCTGGCACTACGCCAAAACAGATCGACAAATGGAGCGATATCCTGCCGGTTGGTTTTGGTGCGATGCTGGCAGAGTGTGTGGTCGGCGTGATGGCGCTGATTGCTGCAACCTCTCTGCATCCTGCAGACTACTTTGCGATTAACTCCAGCGCGGAATCGTGGGCTGGGTTAGGCATGGAAGTGGTTCACTTGCCGAAACTGAGCGAAGAGATTGGTTTGGATCTCTATGGCCGTACCGGTGGTGCCGTTACGTTGGCGGTGGGTATGACGGATATCTTTATCCGTGTGCCATGGTTTAGCAATTTGGCGTCTTACTTCTTCCAGTTCGTCATCATGTTTGAAGCGGTATTTATTCTGACCGCGGTTGACTCTGGTACTCGTGTAGCACGCTACCTGCTGCAAGATTTCTTGGGTGACCTGTGGGCTCCGCTGAAACGTACTGACTGGCTGCCAGGTTCAATCTTCTGCTCTATCATCGCCTGTGCGCTGTGGGGCTATCTGTTGAACTCCGGTGATATTAACTCGGTGTGGGCGTTGTTTGGTGTGTCCAACCAGCTGATGGCTTCCGTTGGTTTGATTATCGGCGCAACGATCATCCTGCGTTTGGCGACCAAGCGCGTGTATATGCTGACCTGCGTTATCCCGTTAGCGTATCTGTTCGTGACCGTAAACTATGCCGGTTACTGGATGATTAAAAACGTCTATTTCAACTCTGCGGCGAAAGGCTACAACATCTTCAACGGCACCATCTCAATCATCATGATGGTATTGGGTGTGATTATCCTGATCTCTGCTCTGCGTAAATGGCGTGAACTGTGGGATGTACGTGGAAAAGAACTGCGTGCTGAACAGACGACCGCAACAGCATAA
- a CDS encoding DedA family protein: MTLDSIIQVVVEFVRNHEHWAIPIVFFLAFGESLAFLSLLLPATVILLGLGALVGESGIAFWPLWIAASVGAFMGDWVSYWFGDRYQHQVEHMWPLSRHPHLMVRGHAFFERWGTWGVFIGRFFGPLRAVVPLVAGICGMPKRYFQLANLLSAILWGFAMLAPGAFGIQWLNGWLD, translated from the coding sequence GTGACGTTAGATAGCATTATTCAGGTCGTGGTTGAATTTGTTCGCAACCATGAACATTGGGCCATTCCGATCGTTTTCTTTTTAGCTTTCGGCGAGTCGCTGGCATTTTTATCACTGTTATTACCCGCAACGGTGATTTTGCTTGGCTTAGGTGCGCTGGTTGGCGAAAGCGGGATCGCATTCTGGCCGCTGTGGATTGCCGCTAGCGTCGGCGCCTTTATGGGGGATTGGGTCTCATACTGGTTTGGCGATCGCTATCAGCATCAGGTTGAGCATATGTGGCCGCTTTCTCGTCATCCGCATTTGATGGTGCGCGGGCATGCATTCTTTGAACGCTGGGGAACGTGGGGCGTATTTATTGGCCGATTTTTTGGCCCACTACGTGCTGTTGTTCCGCTGGTAGCGGGGATTTGCGGGATGCCGAAGCGGTATTTTCAACTGGCCAATTTACTCTCGGCCATCCTGTGGGGATTTGCCATGTTGGCTCCCGGCGCTTTTGGCATCCAATGGCTAAACGGCTGGCTTGACTGA
- the rmuC gene encoding DNA recombination protein RmuC: protein MDSSIFYGLAGGVVGLLLGWLLASLRMQQHRLTLEGDLRLHQQEIAQYQQEQQTLIQQRQQQEQQVREKEQELRTLYSQYAATQEKLNQQSIWRDEYEQLNQELRALREVNSAQEAELREVTIRLEETRLGAEEKQRLLINSEQRLSAQFENLANRIFEQSGKRVEEQNRQSLNGLLSPLREQLDGFRRQVQESFGQESRERHTLAHEIRNLQQLNAQMAREAVNLTKALKGDNKTQGNWGEVVLSRVLEASGLREGYEYQTQVSVQVGVNNRMQPDVIVRLPQGKDVVVDAKMSLVAYERYFNAEDDAVRELALQEHVASVKGHIRQLGRKDYQQLPGLRSLDYVLMFIPVEPAFLAAIDREPELISEALRHNIMLVSPTTLLVALRTISNLWRYEHQSQNAQKIADRASKLYDKMRLFVDDMESLGQSLDKSQASYRQAMNKLAQGRGNLIGQVESFRTLGVEVKRPISPSLAEEARLENEPEDEEFAEPADYATQQPAIRVANGLDD from the coding sequence GTGGATTCCAGCATATTTTATGGTTTAGCAGGCGGCGTTGTTGGCCTGCTGCTGGGTTGGTTACTGGCAAGTTTGCGTATGCAACAGCATCGATTGACGCTGGAGGGCGATTTGCGCCTGCATCAGCAGGAAATTGCGCAGTATCAGCAAGAGCAACAGACGCTGATTCAGCAACGCCAGCAACAAGAACAACAGGTGCGAGAGAAAGAACAAGAACTACGCACGTTATATAGCCAATATGCCGCGACGCAGGAGAAGTTAAACCAACAGTCGATTTGGCGTGATGAATATGAACAACTTAATCAAGAACTTCGCGCTCTACGTGAAGTCAATAGCGCGCAGGAAGCCGAACTGCGCGAAGTGACGATTCGCTTGGAAGAAACTCGGCTAGGGGCTGAAGAAAAGCAGCGCTTGCTGATTAACAGCGAGCAGCGCCTGAGTGCCCAATTCGAAAATCTCGCTAACCGTATTTTTGAGCAGAGTGGAAAGCGTGTCGAAGAACAGAACCGGCAAAGCCTAAATGGCTTACTGAGCCCGTTGCGCGAACAACTCGATGGCTTTCGCCGTCAGGTTCAAGAGAGTTTTGGACAAGAATCGCGAGAGCGGCACACGTTGGCGCATGAAATTCGTAATCTCCAGCAGTTGAATGCGCAAATGGCGCGTGAGGCCGTCAACCTGACTAAGGCCTTGAAAGGGGATAACAAAACGCAGGGTAACTGGGGTGAGGTGGTACTTAGCCGCGTTTTAGAGGCCTCGGGTCTGCGTGAAGGCTATGAATATCAAACGCAGGTGAGTGTGCAGGTTGGGGTGAATAACCGCATGCAGCCGGATGTGATTGTGCGTCTTCCGCAGGGTAAAGACGTGGTGGTTGATGCCAAGATGTCGCTGGTGGCTTATGAGCGCTACTTTAATGCCGAGGATGATGCAGTGCGAGAGCTCGCGCTGCAAGAACATGTCGCCTCGGTTAAAGGCCATATTCGCCAGCTAGGGCGTAAAGATTATCAGCAGCTCCCCGGATTGCGCTCGCTTGATTATGTTTTGATGTTTATCCCCGTTGAGCCTGCATTTTTGGCAGCGATTGATCGTGAGCCAGAACTGATTAGCGAAGCATTGCGGCATAACATCATGCTGGTAAGTCCGACGACCTTATTGGTTGCGTTGCGTACTATCAGCAATTTGTGGCGCTATGAACATCAAAGCCAAAATGCACAGAAGATCGCCGATCGTGCATCGAAGCTATACGATAAAATGCGCTTGTTCGTCGATGATATGGAATCTCTTGGGCAGAGTCTGGATAAATCACAGGCAAGTTATCGTCAGGCAATGAACAAACTGGCGCAAGGCCGTGGTAATCTGATAGGGCAAGTCGAGAGTTTCCGTACTCTGGGAGTGGAAGTGAAACGGCCAATTAGCCCTTCACTTGCCGAAGAAGCCCGACTGGAAAATGAACCCGAAGATGAGGAGTTTGCTGAACCTGCGGATTACGCTACCCAGCAACCTGCCATAAGAGTCGCTAATGGACTCGATGATTAA
- the ubiE gene encoding bifunctional demethylmenaquinone methyltransferase/2-methoxy-6-polyprenyl-1,4-benzoquinol methylase UbiE has protein sequence MVDQTPETTHFGFKTVATTEKAGKVAQVFHSVAAKYDLMNDLMSFGIHRVWKRFTIDCSGVRRGQKVLDLAGGTGDLAAKFSRIVGEQGEVVLADINDSMLKIGREKLRNLGVIGNINYVQANAEALPFPDNHFDCITIAFGLRNVTDKDKALRSMYRVLKPGGRLLVLEFSKPLLEPLNKAYDAYSFHILPKIGELVAHDSESYRYLAESIRMHPDQETLKSMMDDAGFENTTYFNLTGGIVALHRGYKF, from the coding sequence ATGGTAGATCAAACGCCGGAAACCACTCATTTCGGTTTCAAAACCGTCGCCACCACTGAAAAAGCAGGCAAAGTTGCCCAGGTATTCCACTCCGTTGCGGCAAAGTACGACTTGATGAATGATCTCATGTCATTTGGCATCCATCGGGTTTGGAAGCGTTTTACCATTGATTGCAGCGGCGTACGTCGTGGGCAAAAGGTGCTTGATCTTGCCGGTGGTACGGGCGATCTAGCGGCCAAATTTTCACGCATTGTAGGCGAGCAGGGCGAAGTTGTTCTGGCTGATATCAACGACTCCATGTTGAAGATTGGTCGCGAAAAACTGCGTAATCTGGGCGTGATCGGCAATATCAACTACGTTCAAGCCAACGCTGAAGCGCTGCCGTTCCCTGATAACCATTTTGACTGCATTACCATTGCCTTTGGCCTGCGTAACGTGACCGATAAAGATAAAGCGCTGCGCTCGATGTATCGCGTGTTGAAGCCGGGTGGACGCTTGCTGGTGCTGGAGTTCTCTAAGCCGCTACTTGAGCCGCTGAATAAAGCCTATGATGCTTATTCATTCCACATCCTGCCAAAAATCGGCGAGCTGGTTGCGCATGATTCTGAAAGCTATCGCTATTTGGCAGAATCTATCCGTATGCACCCCGATCAAGAAACGCTGAAATCCATGATGGATGACGCTGGTTTTGAAAACACCACGTATTTCAACTTAACCGGTGGGATTGTTGCTCTACATCGTGGTTACAAGTTTTAA
- the ubiJ gene encoding ubiquinone biosynthesis protein UbiJ, translated as MLTPLLNPLLTGAIETALNRILYRDRALNSARQRLTGKVLGVFVNEINSPIYLVFSESRVDVLGAWEDNTDCSVTTRLSVLPELRDRQQLTALIRSGDLNVEGDIQVVQQFIGLLDLAEWDPAELLAPYTGDIVAQGMSQFLRKGASFIATGCKRQQQYIGQAMTEEWRVAPGALEAAWFNEEVDAVNRQTESLDKRLSQLEDKV; from the coding sequence ATGCTGACCCCATTGCTAAACCCATTATTGACTGGTGCGATTGAAACGGCGCTCAACCGAATTTTGTACCGCGATCGGGCGCTAAACAGCGCTCGTCAGCGCCTGACAGGTAAAGTGCTGGGTGTTTTCGTTAATGAAATAAACTCGCCGATCTATTTGGTCTTTAGTGAGAGCCGTGTGGATGTTTTAGGCGCATGGGAAGACAACACGGATTGCAGCGTCACGACGAGGCTATCCGTATTGCCCGAACTGCGCGATCGTCAGCAACTGACTGCACTTATTCGTTCCGGTGATTTAAACGTAGAAGGCGATATTCAGGTGGTGCAGCAGTTCATCGGTCTGTTGGATTTAGCCGAATGGGATCCTGCTGAGCTGTTAGCGCCGTACACGGGCGATATTGTTGCCCAAGGGATGAGCCAGTTTTTACGTAAAGGTGCCAGCTTTATTGCCACGGGCTGTAAACGTCAGCAGCAGTACATTGGTCAAGCGATGACCGAAGAGTGGCGTGTGGCTCCGGGTGCATTGGAAGCGGCGTGGTTTAACGAAGAGGTTGATGCCGTCAATCGTCAAACGGAAAGTCTGGATAAGCGACTTTCTCAGCTTGAGGACAAGGTATGA
- the ubiB gene encoding ubiquinone biosynthesis regulatory protein kinase UbiB, with product MTPTELCRFYLIVRVFLTYGLDELIPKMRMTLPLRMGRHLLFWMRNKHKDKPLGERLRLALQELGPVWIKFGQMMSTRRDLFPPMIADQLALLQDRVAPFDGALARKQIEDSMGGPLEQWFDDFDQNALASASIAQVHTAKLKENGREIVLKVIRPDILPIIKADVRLMYRFAGWVPKLMPDGRRLRPREVVREYEKTLLDELNLLREAANAIQLRRNFEDSPMLYVPEIYSDYCRENVLVMERIYGIPVSDLPALHAQNTNMKLLAERGVQVFFTQVFRDSFFHADMHPGNIFVSYEHPENPQYIGIDCGIVGSLNKDDKRYLAENFIAFFNRDYRKVAELHVDSGWVPRDTNIEDFEFAIRTVCEPIFEKPLAEISFGHVLLNLFNTARRFNMEVQPQLVLLQKTLLYVEGLGRQLYPQLDLWTTAKPFLETWLRDQVGIPAIIRSLKEKAPFWAEKLPELPELFYDSLQQHKALQQSVDRLFTQLDKQRNRHGRSRYLFGIGATLLLSGTILVAAKIAVWPAWVIAGGCVAWIAGWRYTRQ from the coding sequence ATGACGCCAACGGAACTGTGCCGCTTTTATTTGATTGTGCGTGTGTTCCTGACATACGGCCTCGATGAACTGATCCCGAAAATGCGCATGACTTTGCCGCTGCGCATGGGCAGGCATTTGCTGTTTTGGATGCGTAACAAGCACAAGGACAAACCTCTTGGTGAACGCCTGCGTTTGGCATTACAGGAGTTAGGGCCGGTTTGGATTAAGTTTGGTCAGATGATGTCGACTCGTCGCGATCTGTTCCCGCCGATGATCGCCGATCAGCTGGCGCTGCTTCAGGATCGCGTAGCACCTTTTGATGGTGCTCTGGCCCGTAAGCAAATTGAAGATTCAATGGGCGGCCCGCTTGAGCAATGGTTTGATGATTTCGACCAAAATGCGCTGGCTTCGGCTTCTATTGCTCAGGTTCATACGGCTAAATTAAAAGAGAACGGCCGTGAAATCGTGCTGAAAGTGATTCGCCCCGATATTCTGCCCATTATCAAAGCTGACGTGCGCCTGATGTACCGTTTTGCGGGCTGGGTTCCGAAGCTGATGCCGGATGGCCGTCGTTTGCGCCCACGCGAAGTGGTGCGTGAATACGAAAAAACGTTATTGGATGAGCTCAACTTGCTGCGAGAAGCGGCGAACGCCATTCAGCTTCGTCGTAATTTCGAAGACAGCCCAATGCTATATGTTCCCGAGATTTACTCTGATTACTGCCGTGAAAATGTGTTGGTGATGGAGAGAATCTACGGTATTCCGGTGTCTGACTTGCCTGCTTTACATGCGCAAAATACCAATATGAAACTGTTGGCAGAGCGCGGCGTTCAGGTCTTCTTTACTCAGGTCTTCCGCGATAGTTTCTTCCATGCGGATATGCACCCCGGCAACATTTTTGTGAGCTATGAACACCCAGAAAATCCGCAGTATATCGGCATCGACTGTGGCATCGTGGGCAGCTTAAACAAAGACGATAAACGCTATCTGGCGGAAAACTTTATTGCGTTCTTCAATCGTGATTATCGTAAGGTCGCTGAGTTACACGTTGATTCTGGCTGGGTTCCGCGCGATACCAACATTGAAGATTTTGAGTTTGCCATTCGTACGGTGTGTGAGCCTATTTTCGAAAAGCCATTGGCTGAAATCTCGTTTGGTCATGTGCTGTTAAATCTGTTCAACACTGCGCGGCGCTTCAACATGGAAGTGCAGCCACAGTTGGTTCTCTTGCAAAAAACGCTGCTGTATGTGGAAGGACTGGGGCGTCAGCTTTATCCGCAGCTAGATCTGTGGACGACGGCTAAGCCTTTCTTGGAAACATGGCTGCGCGATCAGGTAGGCATACCAGCGATTATTCGTTCTTTGAAAGAGAAAGCGCCGTTCTGGGCTGAAAAGCTGCCGGAGCTACCAGAGTTATTCTATGACAGCTTGCAACAGCATAAAGCCTTGCAGCAGAGCGTCGACCGTTTATTCACGCAGCTTGATAAACAACGTAATCGCCATGGACGCTCACGATATTTGTTTGGGATTGGCGCTACACTATTACTGAGTGGTACGATTTTGGTTGCCGCGAAAATTGCAGTCTGGCCAGCTTGGGTTATTGCTGGCGGATGTGTGGCTTGGATCGCTGGATGGCGTTATACCCGCCAGTAG
- the tatA gene encoding Sec-independent protein translocase subunit TatA produces MGGISIWQLLIIAVIVVLLFGTNKLRTLGSDLGASIKGFKKAIGDEDKTPPSANTNNTAAPQDADFKSLSEQQPEVKKEESKSQNKEQV; encoded by the coding sequence ATGGGTGGTATCAGTATTTGGCAGTTGTTGATTATTGCAGTGATCGTAGTACTGCTGTTTGGTACTAATAAGCTGCGTACTCTGGGTTCCGATCTTGGTGCGTCAATTAAAGGTTTTAAAAAGGCGATTGGTGATGAAGACAAAACCCCACCGTCGGCTAACACAAACAACACTGCGGCCCCGCAGGATGCAGACTTTAAGTCTCTGTCCGAGCAGCAGCCTGAAGTGAAGAAAGAAGAATCTAAGAGCCAGAACAAAGAGCAGGTGTAA
- the tatB gene encoding Sec-independent protein translocase protein TatB: protein MFDIGFGELLLVMVIGLVVLGPERLPVAVRTVAGWIRALRSLAASVQNELSQELKLQELQDSLKKAESAGLQNLTPELKASMDELKEAAESMKRSYQTQVAEPVAKAAETIHKPDATDPEAFHDEVDAGLREDERKRAEAVKVEATNATSAEPVATEDALVDAEKPAVKIPEQPVPSHSTTSDR, encoded by the coding sequence GTGTTTGACATCGGGTTTGGTGAGCTGCTGCTGGTAATGGTCATAGGTCTAGTTGTACTAGGCCCTGAACGTTTGCCTGTTGCAGTGCGTACGGTTGCCGGATGGATCAGGGCGCTGCGATCTCTTGCGGCCTCTGTTCAGAACGAACTGTCGCAGGAGTTAAAGCTTCAGGAGTTGCAGGATAGTTTGAAGAAAGCCGAAAGCGCTGGTCTTCAGAATCTGACCCCTGAACTAAAAGCCTCAATGGATGAGCTAAAAGAAGCCGCAGAGTCAATGAAGCGCAGTTATCAGACTCAGGTTGCTGAGCCTGTTGCAAAGGCTGCTGAAACCATCCATAAACCGGATGCGACAGACCCTGAAGCGTTTCACGACGAAGTCGATGCAGGCTTAAGAGAAGATGAACGCAAGCGTGCCGAAGCCGTTAAGGTGGAAGCAACCAATGCAACATCGGCTGAGCCGGTAGCCACAGAGGACGCTTTGGTTGATGCTGAAAAACCAGCAGTGAAAATTCCAGAGCAGCCTGTTCCCTCTCACTCTACAACAAGCGATCGTTAA
- the tatC gene encoding Sec-independent protein translocase subunit TatC — translation MAVDDTQPLISHLIELRKRLLNSIICILVVFLALVYFSNDIYHLIASPLIKQLPQGASMIATDVASPFFTPIKLTMMVSVFVSAPMILYQIWAFVAPALYKHERRLLMPLLVSSSFLFYLGMAFAYFIVFPLAFGFFAKTAPIGVTIATDINNYLDFVMALFMAFGVSFEVPVAIILLCWSGVTTPAELKQKRPYVIVGAFVVGMLLTPPDVFSQTLLAIPMCILFEIGVFFARFYVGKRRSRDEEDEGSEEDTDEQPKQG, via the coding sequence ATGGCCGTTGATGATACCCAGCCTCTGATTAGCCATTTAATCGAGCTACGTAAGCGACTCTTAAATTCGATTATTTGTATTCTGGTGGTATTTCTGGCGCTGGTCTATTTTTCCAACGACATTTACCACCTGATTGCATCGCCGCTGATTAAGCAGCTGCCACAGGGCGCTAGCATGATCGCCACCGATGTCGCATCGCCGTTCTTTACGCCGATTAAGCTGACAATGATGGTGTCGGTGTTTGTTTCTGCGCCGATGATTTTGTACCAGATTTGGGCTTTTGTGGCTCCAGCCCTTTATAAGCATGAACGCCGCCTGCTGATGCCATTGCTGGTTTCAAGCTCGTTCCTGTTCTATTTAGGTATGGCGTTTGCCTACTTTATCGTGTTCCCATTGGCGTTTGGTTTCTTTGCGAAAACCGCACCGATTGGTGTGACAATCGCAACGGATATCAATAACTATCTCGATTTCGTTATGGCGCTCTTTATGGCGTTTGGCGTGTCGTTTGAGGTTCCGGTAGCCATTATTTTACTGTGCTGGAGCGGAGTAACTACGCCAGCGGAGTTAAAACAGAAACGCCCATATGTCATCGTGGGTGCCTTCGTTGTGGGTATGTTGCTCACGCCGCCTGACGTGTTCTCGCAAACACTGCTGGCGATCCCAATGTGTATCCTGTTTGAAATCGGCGTATTCTTCGCTCGGTTCTACGTGGGTAAACGCCGTTCTCGTGATGAAGAGGATGAGGGAAGCGAAGAAGATACCGACGAGCAGCCAAAACAGGGCTGA
- the tatD gene encoding 3'-5' ssDNA/RNA exonuclease TatD, which translates to MLDIGVNLTSSQFAKDVPLVVERARTAGVNAMLITGTDLHESKRAIAMAQEYPDYCWATAGVHPHNASSWNQQCAEEIAALAVLPEVVAVGECGLDFDRNFSTPDEQERAFTAQLALASELNKPLFLHCRSAHEKFISLLRPWLAKIPGAVVHCFTGSREELHECLDLGLYIGITGWVCDERRGLELRAMLPEIPTERLLLETDAPYLLPRDLENKPKSRRNEPCFLPHIVSQVAGWRQQDVEWLKQVTENNARQLFRLV; encoded by the coding sequence ATGCTGGATATTGGCGTTAACTTAACAAGCAGTCAGTTTGCCAAAGATGTTCCTCTGGTTGTTGAGCGTGCGCGTACGGCTGGGGTGAACGCGATGTTGATCACCGGTACTGATCTGCATGAGAGCAAACGCGCTATCGCCATGGCGCAGGAGTATCCAGATTACTGCTGGGCAACCGCCGGTGTTCATCCACACAATGCCAGTTCATGGAATCAGCAATGCGCCGAGGAGATCGCCGCGTTGGCTGTTTTGCCAGAAGTCGTTGCCGTTGGCGAATGTGGTCTTGATTTTGATCGCAACTTTTCGACTCCCGATGAACAAGAGCGAGCTTTTACCGCCCAGCTGGCGTTGGCATCAGAGCTCAACAAACCGCTGTTTTTGCATTGCCGGTCGGCACATGAAAAATTTATCTCTCTATTGCGTCCATGGTTAGCCAAAATACCCGGCGCGGTAGTACATTGTTTTACCGGTAGCCGTGAAGAGCTACATGAATGTTTGGATCTGGGGCTTTATATCGGCATCACCGGATGGGTTTGTGATGAGCGACGTGGCCTTGAGCTGCGTGCCATGCTGCCCGAGATCCCAACTGAGCGTCTATTGCTTGAAACTGACGCCCCCTATTTACTGCCGCGTGACTTAGAAAACAAACCTAAATCGCGACGTAATGAACCCTGTTTCTTACCGCACATCGTTTCACAGGTCGCTGGCTGGCGTCAGCAGGATGTGGAGTGGTTAAAGCAGGTTACTGAAAATAATGCCCGCCAACTTTTTCGGCTGGTATGA